Genomic DNA from Myxococcus guangdongensis:
CGATCTTTGCCTCACCGTGGACGACCAGATGCGCCGCATCCGTCACCTCCGTGACGAGGTTGCCGGACAGCTTGAGGTCCCCCTCGATGAACACCTGGGCGTCGTCGACCAGCAACAGGTCTCGCGCAATCAGCGAGCCCTTGATCCACAGCGGCACATAGACGTCCACGTCGTGAATCACCAGCGGGCCGTCGACGATGAGGTCGCCTTCGATGACACACACCCGCTGCTCCTCATTCTGCACGGACGTCGGACCACTCAACGAGAGCGAGCCCTCGTGCACCACGAAGTTGACGTCACCTCCGCCGAAGAGGTCCGCGTAGTCGACCGAATCATCGCTGACCTCGAGCAGGTCGTAGCGCTCGAGGCCCTCCTCCGTGTCCAGGGGTTGGAACCGCGCACCAGGGAGCGTCGTGTAGGGCTGGGGCTTGAGGGACATATGAACCGAGGCTACAGCACCCGCCGCACGAGCTGGGGAAACACCTTCGACACCTTTCCCAGCAGATAGTCCCCATACGTCCCACTGAAGGCGTGGACGCTCGCACCATCCCATCGATGTGCACGGTCTTCATCCACGGCCACGTTCGGCAGCGGCGGCACCTCCGCGGCGAAGTCCGGGTCGAAGAACAACGGGAACGAGAGCCGATCCCTTCCGCTCACGTTCTTCACCCGGTGCGGCGTGGAGCGATACCAACCTCCCGTGAGCCGATCGAGCATGTCCCCGATGTTGCACACCAACGTCCCGGGAATCGGCGGCGCCTCGACCCAGCCCCTTCGTGACTTCACCTGCAGCCCACCGTTCGCGTCCTGCGCGAGCAGCGTCAGCAACCCATAATCCGTGTGCTCACCCACGCCCCAGCGCTCCTCACCATCCACGGGCTCCGGCTCCGCCGGATAGTGGAAGATGCGGAACAGCACCGTGGGGTCCGCCGTGTACGCACGGTGGAAGTAGTCCCGCTCCAACCCCAGGCTCTCCGCCACACCCTCCATCAGCGCATGCGCCGCGCGCGTGACCCGGTCCATGTACTCGAGCACCACGCCGCGCAGCTCCGGCAGGTCCTCCGGCCACAGGTTCGCACCGTGCAACGGCCAGCCCGCCTTCACGCGCGGATGCTCGGGCCCCAGCTCCGTGCCCAGGTAGAGCCCCTCCTTGCGGTCGGGCTTGCCCGACGTGAGCTCGCCTCCCAACGGAAACCACCCTCGCCACGCGGGACCACCGCGCGCCATGTCCATGGCCTCCTTCGCCTCACGCGGCAGCGCGAAGAAGCGGTGACTCAGCGCCTCCATGCGCGCGACAAGCACATCGGGCACCCCATGCCCCGAGACGTAGAAGAAGCCCGTGTCACGACACGCCTGCTCGATGTCGCGCGCCACCTGCCTCCGAGCCTCGGAACCAGATGTGTCGAACAGCGGGGACATGTCGATGACAGGCAGACTTCCGGACGAGGAGGGGACTCCGGCCATGCCCCGAGCCTACACCGGCCCGCACTCGGACCGTGTGGGGTCGATGACGCCTGACGCGGCACTGCCGACGCTCCAGTCCTCACCCGAGGCCCCAAGCGTCCACCAGGGTCGCGCGTCGCGGGTGTGCAGAGAACCTCCGCGCGGGTCAGCGACTCACGTCGCTGACACCTGCTTCTGTGGGCACACACGAAACCGCGCACGCACTCCTGGCAACAACGAAGAAAGACGCCTCGGAGCGCCACTGCCGCGTGGCGTGGGTCCTCGTGGTCCCATGGAGAGCAACCCGAGCACGGACGTGTGCCGCACATCCCGAGCAGGCGAGCGTGACGTCACGCACGTGGCGCTGGACCCGACCTGTCCCCGGGTGGAGAGTGCGCCGCGTCTGCCATGTCCACGTCAGCACCTCCTGAATCGTCTCACGCCACGCTCAGCCCCGGGCTCGTGTGGCTCATGGCCGCCGCCTCCGGCGCGACCGCCGCCAACCTCTATTACAACCAGCCCCTGCTCGGAGACATCGGCCGGGACCTCGGTGCCTCGGGCGGGATGCTCGGCCTCGTGCCCACGCTCACCCAGGTCGGCTACGCGGCGGGCATGCTGCTCATCGTCCCGCTCGGTGACAGCCTGGAGCGACGGCGCGTCATCGTCACCATGTCCGCGCTCGTGAGCCTCGCCCTCGTCGGCGCCGCGCTCGCCCCCACCCTGCCCTGGCTCGTCATCGCCAGCTTCCTCGTGGGTGCCACCACCGTCGTCCCCCAGCTCCTCGTCCCCTTCGCCGCGCACCTCGCCCCCG
This window encodes:
- a CDS encoding isopenicillin N synthase family dioxygenase, translated to MAGVPSSSGSLPVIDMSPLFDTSGSEARRQVARDIEQACRDTGFFYVSGHGVPDVLVARMEALSHRFFALPREAKEAMDMARGGPAWRGWFPLGGELTSGKPDRKEGLYLGTELGPEHPRVKAGWPLHGANLWPEDLPELRGVVLEYMDRVTRAAHALMEGVAESLGLERDYFHRAYTADPTVLFRIFHYPAEPEPVDGEERWGVGEHTDYGLLTLLAQDANGGLQVKSRRGWVEAPPIPGTLVCNIGDMLDRLTGGWYRSTPHRVKNVSGRDRLSFPLFFDPDFAAEVPPLPNVAVDEDRAHRWDGASVHAFSGTYGDYLLGKVSKVFPQLVRRVL